CGACCGGTTCCTCGGGGAGGACGTACGCCGTACTCACGAGCTGGTCGATCTTCGACGCGGGGACGCCCGTCGAGACGGCCCGCTTGACGAGCGCGCTGGCGACGGTCTGCTTCTCGTCGTTGGTCAGCCCCGACCAGCGGCGCCACTCCCCGTCGCGTTTCAACTCGAGGTCGAGGCTATCCAGAAACCGGAGCGCGCCGTTCTCGTCGTTCGAGATGCCGGGGATGTGGACGTCGGTGGCGTACTCGAGCAGTTTCGGCAGCGGACGGGTCTGTTTCCCGTAGAGCGCCAGATCCTTGCCGGTCTCGAGGACGCCGGCCTCGACGCCCTCCTCGACGATCGCCTCGTTGGCGCCGTGGAGCTCCCCGCTCGAGGCCTGCATGTCGCCGACGGCGCCGACGACCGCGAGGGCGGCCAGATCCCGGTTGTCGGCGCGAACGTCGGTCGCGCCCGAGGCGGTGACGATACCTCCGTCAGAGCATCGGCGATGCGCTGACGAGGCTCGTCTCGCTTCGCTCGCCTCACCTCCATCGGAGCGGGGCTCCGACGTGGATCGGTTCGCTTCCCCGCCGTCGGCGTCGACTGCGGGATCGGAATCCGACGCGTCGGCGAGCGCCCGCGCGAGGACGTAACTCGCGCCGGCGCCGGAGAGTTCGGAGGCGCCGTCGATTCCGAACAGCAGGGGATTCAGGTGGAACTCGGTGTCGCGGTCGGCGGGCTGGTGGTGGTCGGCGATGACGGGCGTAAAGTCGTCCGCGTCCTCGTGCTCGCCGATGATATCCAGTTGCCCGCTCCCGAAGTCGGTGAAGAGGACGGTGTCGTAGTCGGTTGCCGCGATCGAGGCGATCGCCGCCTCGTCGAGTTGCTTCTCGAAGACCGTCTCGAAGGGGATCGCCGCGCGCTCTAGGGCCTGTGCGGCGATCGCGGCGCTTGTGAGTCCGTCGGCGTCGATGTGGGAGGCCAGCAGGACGCGATCGGCCTCGAGGAGGCGGTCGGCGCAGGCGGCGGCGCGATCGGCGAGTTCGGGAACCGGACCGGTCATCGGTACATCGGTCGATGATGGGGCGGCATTCGGGATAAACCTCCGGTCATCGGACGGCGACCGGCGTCAACTCCGGGACCTCACCACAGTCCGAGGAGCTCCGGCAGCGGTTCGCGATACATGAGCAGGAGCAGGTTGTTCGCCGCGAACAGGACGTACAGTCCGACGACGATGGCGACGAACCGGACGTCCATCGGGTCCGAGAGGACGTGCCCGATCAGCATCACGACCGCGGCGTAGCACGCCGCGGCGAGCAGGACTCCGGGGAGTCCGAACAGGTGGTAGAAGAAGACGGTCACGGGGTTGAGTTCGCTCGCGTACGGGACGAGAAAGAACAGGGTCGCGGCGACCGCGTCGATCCCCCAGAGGGTGAGAAACGCGAAGCGTACGCCGACCGAGTCCGGCGGGTCGAGCCGTTTTCCGAGGGACGATTGTACGGACACAGTACTCGAAACGTGGGGTCCAACACGAGTATTGGTTACCCTTGCTAACGCGGGTTGTGACGGCCCTGCACGCGGTTTTTACGCTCGCAATGTCCCGGACGGAGTCGGGTCGCGAGGCGCTACTCGCGACCGGGGCGAACGGCCGCGACCGTCTCCCGCGCGAGCGCGTCGAACGTGGCCTCCCCGGGCACGACGTCGACGTCGATCCCGCGCTCGGCGGCCGTCTCGGCCGTCGGCTCGCCGATGACGCCGACGGTGGCGTCGGCGAGCCCCTCGAGGGCCGCGTCGCGAACGCCGCGGTCGGCGGCGGCTTCGAGGAAGTGGTCGACGGTCAGCGACGACGTGAAGCAGGCGGCGTCGAGGTCGCCCTCGGCGGCCAACTCGGCCGATGCGCCGCTGCCTTCGGGACGGACCAGTCGGTAGAGGATCGTCTCGTGGACGTACGCGCCCGCGTCCTCGAGGCCGTCGAG
This portion of the Haloterrigena gelatinilytica genome encodes:
- a CDS encoding DHH family phosphoesterase — encoded protein: MTGPVPELADRAAACADRLLEADRVLLASHIDADGLTSAAIAAQALERAAIPFETVFEKQLDEAAIASIAATDYDTVLFTDFGSGQLDIIGEHEDADDFTPVIADHHQPADRDTEFHLNPLLFGIDGASELSGAGASYVLARALADASDSDPAVDADGGEANRSTSEPRSDGGEASEARRASSAHRRCSDGGIVTASGATDVRADNRDLAALAVVGAVGDMQASSGELHGANEAIVEEGVEAGVLETGKDLALYGKQTRPLPKLLEYATDVHIPGISNDENGALRFLDSLDLELKRDGEWRRWSGLTNDEKQTVASALVKRAVSTGVPASKIDQLVSTAYVLPEEPVGTELRDASEFSTLLNATARYERADVGLGVCLGDRTGALERARKLLRNHRRNLSEGIDLVTREGVTHEEHLQWFHAGDEIRETIVGIVAGMAMGNEGISRSKPILAFAEKSAEGDAAEDAAEVKVSSRGTHNLVRQGLDLSVVMGEASRAVGGDGGGHDVAAGATVPEGKEDAFIERADEIVGEQLS